A stretch of Methanosphaerula palustris E1-9c DNA encodes these proteins:
- a CDS encoding DsrE family protein, which translates to MTSKILYVQTSGPETPERLYSPFILGSTARSMEVEASIFFMIKGILVMKKGEAAKIQIGSFPRLDQVIEQAAAAGVHFYVCEQSTQLLGIPRGEFIEQATIGGAATLNDLALDADAVLTF; encoded by the coding sequence GACCTGAAACGCCGGAACGACTCTATTCGCCTTTTATTCTAGGGAGCACGGCACGGTCGATGGAAGTCGAAGCGAGCATATTCTTTATGATCAAGGGGATTCTGGTCATGAAGAAAGGAGAGGCGGCGAAGATCCAGATCGGGTCGTTTCCACGTCTGGACCAAGTGATCGAACAGGCAGCAGCGGCTGGCGTGCACTTTTATGTCTGTGAGCAGAGTACCCAGTTGTTGGGGATACCCAGGGGCGAATTCATCGAGCAGGCCACGATCGGTGGGGCGGCGACACTGAACGATCTCGCACTGGATGCAGATGCTGTCCTCACCTTCTGA
- a CDS encoding cysteine desulfurase family protein — protein sequence MKQIYLDHASASPVDPRVVAFAVPFLSEDYGNPSTLYVKGLDARRALESARGKVASLINAESPATIIFTGSATESNNLAIRGTALRNRQAGQKVVSSVIEHISVLNPMKELQKSGYHYETVPVDASGIVDLETLADRVTKETVVTSINYANDEIGTIEPIREISEIVHERGQYLHVNATAAAGKISIDVQKDGVDLLTLSSNDLAGPRGAAALYIRRGVKVQTILPGGGQENGIRSGTENLFAIAGMGEAAVIAGEEMAAERERLQQIASLYRQEILTIPDSYLTGHPTERLPGHLSFRFSRIEGESILLNLDTAYNIQVATGSACSSRTLEPSHVLLAIGLKHEEAHGSMIMTLGRSTLGEDIPYVVDAVKKTVDRLREITAM from the coding sequence ATGAAGCAGATATATCTCGACCATGCGTCCGCATCTCCCGTCGACCCGCGGGTGGTCGCGTTCGCTGTACCATTTCTCTCTGAGGATTACGGCAACCCGTCCACACTCTATGTGAAGGGCCTTGACGCCAGGAGAGCGCTGGAGAGTGCACGGGGAAAGGTCGCCTCCCTCATCAATGCGGAGAGCCCGGCCACCATCATCTTCACCGGCAGCGCCACCGAGTCCAACAACCTGGCCATCCGGGGAACCGCGCTGCGGAACAGGCAGGCCGGGCAGAAGGTGGTTTCGAGCGTCATCGAACATATTTCTGTCCTAAACCCGATGAAGGAACTCCAGAAGAGCGGGTACCACTATGAGACGGTACCGGTCGACGCCAGCGGGATCGTCGATCTTGAAACACTGGCAGACCGGGTGACGAAGGAGACCGTGGTGACCTCCATCAACTATGCCAATGATGAGATCGGCACGATCGAACCGATTCGTGAGATCAGCGAGATCGTGCATGAGCGGGGGCAGTACCTGCACGTAAATGCGACAGCGGCGGCCGGCAAGATCTCGATCGATGTCCAGAAGGACGGGGTCGACCTGCTGACTCTCTCCTCCAATGATCTCGCTGGTCCACGAGGGGCAGCAGCCCTCTACATCCGGAGAGGGGTGAAGGTGCAGACGATCCTTCCCGGCGGGGGGCAGGAGAATGGGATCAGGTCGGGGACCGAAAACCTCTTCGCCATCGCCGGGATGGGGGAGGCGGCCGTCATCGCAGGAGAGGAGATGGCAGCGGAACGAGAACGGCTGCAGCAGATCGCGAGTCTATACCGCCAGGAGATCCTCACCATTCCGGACTCGTACCTGACCGGCCACCCGACCGAGCGATTGCCGGGTCACCTCAGTTTCCGGTTCAGCCGGATCGAAGGGGAGAGTATTCTGCTGAACCTCGACACGGCCTACAACATCCAGGTCGCGACCGGCTCGGCCTGCAGTTCGCGGACGCTAGAGCCGTCGCATGTACTGCTGGCCATCGGCCTCAAGCATGAAGAGGCGCACGGATCGATGATCATGACCCTCGGGAGGTCGACGCTGGGGGAGGACATCCCGTATGTGGTGGACGCAGTGAAGAAGACGGTCGACCGCCTCCGGGAGATCACCGCGATGTAA